The following are encoded together in the Methanomassiliicoccales archaeon genome:
- the rpl7ae gene encoding 50S ribosomal protein L7Ae, which yields MPKPIHVRFEMPKELQEKAYELIEVARDTGKVKKGSNEVTKLVERGEAVFVVMAEDVQPPEILAHLPLLCEERNIIYAYVPSKAELGNASGLEKPTAAVAVVDVGKGKSLLEGLTEQIKKLKK from the coding sequence ATGCCAAAACCGATTCATGTGAGATTTGAAATGCCAAAAGAACTTCAGGAAAAGGCCTACGAACTAATTGAAGTCGCGAGGGATACTGGTAAGGTCAAGAAAGGTTCCAATGAGGTTACGAAACTCGTTGAGAGGGGTGAGGCTGTCTTTGTAGTAATGGCAGAAGACGTTCAGCCACCGGAGATCCTTGCCCATCTGCCCCTCCTTTGCGAAGAGAGGAATATAATCTACGCCTACGTCCCTAGCAAGGCCGAACTCGGAAATGCGTCTGGACTCGAAAAACCAACGGCTGCCGTTGCTGTTGTGGACGTGGGCAAGGGGAAATCGCTCTTAGAAGGTCTTACTGAACAAATAAAAAAATTGAAAAAGTAG